One window of the Anguilla rostrata isolate EN2019 chromosome 13, ASM1855537v3, whole genome shotgun sequence genome contains the following:
- the rbm10 gene encoding RNA-binding protein 10 isoform X1, with the protein MEYERRGGRGDRMGRYGNDLDEHDYRDMDYRGYGHEEGEPGGGYEDRGVDERPYRRDDRMGGGGVRDYNSGPFPDGRMGFRQRGVRGEDGRPGKDFSRGPHSHPHPQPPHSRFRPQERDYEFDREYFDREPEGRRRDFRPFRGMQEGSVGGAYPDSEEDNPGEMEEEGGWHRMEGGAHSGQDDFAGGRRGEEGKYSRGPDKRQPQDFSNLPQTHGGSERGDRVHGSGQEPPMEDPSPGFPIDPEIRDQDYRADMDQSQRPSNIIMLRMLPPNATVNEHPSVVSLQIRSQLQEQGIQPREVRLMRNKSSGQSRGFAFVEFSHLQEATRWMETNQRVLTVLGQRVSMHYSDPKPRANEDWLCNKCGVQNFKRREKCFKCGVPKSEAELKLPLVHKEVPMPHLGHLKESVQGLLPLPTIHAPTAPVLPVVPAQTGEVANDTLILRNLGPHTALESILAALAPFATLSPSNVRLIKDKQTQLNRGFAFLQLSTIVEASQLLQILQALQPPLTIDGKIIVVEFAKGSKRDVFSATDGSRVSAATVASTAIAAAQWAVTQTAQSAAAGSQAGEYGLYQQGAPAALYGQDGQEYLGAEGQSYEGQGAAAGAVPAAHGAGLMGAYGGPAAAAAAVSAEPEVPGVDAAQLTQTQAPAQMVTTATATQPAQAVVYAQAPAAQKTEIIGKPQPATPSQPATPGTALEYQQYPVPDVSTYQYDESSGYYYDPLTGLYYDANSQYYFNSHTQQYMYWDGEKHTYVPAPPQTSGESSGGSANAPPSNPSASAKDKKDKPKTKTAQQIAKDMERWAKSLNRQKENVRSLSTALSSSAASPPGHARPAGHGRLDDRRESASADAGYAILEKKGALSERPQTLMDQLKRVDERGRSSPPQGLVAAYSGESDSEEEGGAEKGSDKEEKLTDWSKLACLLCRRQFPSKEALLRHQQLSELHKQNLEQRKSRQPEQEGGEGELRYRDRAAERREKVGVPGEPDGKKRKYSAIDGVSGNSLGARMLQGGVKRGLLVRNIPVE; encoded by the exons ATGGAATATGAGAGGCG AGGTGGGCGGGGTGATCGCATGGGTCGCTACGGCAACGATCTCGACGAACACGATTACAGAGACATGGACTACCGAGGATACGGGCACGAAGAGGGAGAGCCAGGAGGCGGTTATGAGGACAGGGGAGTGGACGAGAGACCGTACCGACGGGACGAcagaatggggggagggggagtgagggacTACAACTCCGGCCCCTTCCCTGACGGTCGCATGGGGTTCAGGCAGAGAGGGGTGCGAGGCGAAGACGGCAGGCCTGGAAAGGACTTTTCCCGTGGCCCCCATTcccacccgcacccccagcccccgcacTCCAGGTTCAGACCGCAGGAGCGGGACTACGAGTTTGACAGGGAATACTTCGACAGGGAACCCGAAGGCCGCAGGAGAGACTTCCGGCCTTTCAGAGGCATGCAGGAGGGCAGCGTGGGTGGGGCCTACCCCGATTCTGAAGAGGATAACCCtggggagatggaggaggaaggTGGCTGGCACAGGATGGAGGGTGGTGCCCACTCTGGTCAAGATGACTTCGCTGGTGGAcggagaggagaagaaggaaagTACTCAAGGGGGCCAGACaagagacag CCACAGGATTTCTCCAACCTCCCACAGACGCACGGGGGCTCAGAGAGGGGAGACCGGGTGCACGGCAGTGGCCAGGAGCCCCCCATGGAGGATCCCTCGCCAGGGTTCCCCATCGACCCGGAGATCCGGGACCAGGACTACCGGGCCGACATGGACCAGAGCCAGAGGCCCAGCAACATCATCATGCTCCGCATGCTGCCGCCCAACGCAACCGTCAATGAG CACCCGTCTGTGGTGTCTCTTCAGATTCGCTcccagctgcaggagcaggggATCCAGCCCAGAGAGGTACGGCTGATGAGGAACAAGTCTTCAG GTCAGAGCCGAGGATTCGCCTTCGTCGAGTTTAGTCACTTGCAGGAGGCCACCCGCTGGATGGAGACCAACCAG AGGGTGCTGACCGTCCTGGGGCAGAGGGTGTCCATGCACTACAGCGACCCCAAGCCCCGCGCGAACGAGGACTGGCTGTGCAACAAG TGTGGGGTGCAGAACttcaaaaggagagagaaatgcTTCAAATGCGGAGTCCCAAAATCAG AGGCTGAGCTGAAGTTGCCGCTGGTCCATAAAGAGGTCCCCATGCCCCACCTGGGCCATCTGAAGGAGTCGGTCCAGGGTTTACTGCCACTGCCCACCATCCATGCCCCCACTGCCCCCGTCCTGCCCGTAGTGCCAGCACAGACTGGGGAAGTGGCCAATGACA CTCTGATCCTGAGAAACCTGGGCCCTCACACGGCTCTGGAGTCCATCCTGGCCGCCCTCGCCCCCTTCGCCACGCTCTCCCCCTCCAACGTGCGCCTCATCAAGGACAAGCAGACACAGCTCAACAGGGGCTTCGCCTTCCTGCAGCTCAGCACCATCGTG gaAGCCTCTCAGCTGCTGCAGATTCTCCAGGCCCTGCAGCCCCCTCTCACCATCGATGGGAAGATCATCGTGGTGGAGTTCGCCAAGGGCTCCAAACG tgACGTGTTTTCAGCGACGGACGGTAGCCGGGTGAGCGCCGCCACCGTGGCCAGCACCGCCATCGCAGCTGCGCAGTGGGCCGTCACACAG ACGGCACAGAGCGCTGCTGCCGGGTCCCAGGCAGGCGAGTACGGACtgtaccagcagggggcgccggcTGCCCTGTACGGCCAGGACGGGCAGGAGTACCTgggagcagagggacagagctACGAAGGCCAGGGGGCGGCAGCAGGGGCTGTCCCAGCAGCCCATGGGGCTGGACTGATGGGGGCCTACGGAGGTCCAGCTGCCG CTGCAGCTGCGGTGTCTGCGGAGCCCGAGGTTCCCGGAGTGGATGCTGCGCAGCTCACGCAGACGCAGGCGCCAGCCCAGATGGTCACCACGGCAACCGCCACACAgcctgcacag gcgGTTGTATACGCACAGGCTCCTGCAGCCCAGAAGACTGAGATCATTGGCAAACCCCAGCCTGCTACCCCCAGCCAGCCGGCCACGCCCGGCACAGCCCTGGAATACCAGCAGTACC CTGTACCGGATGTGTCCACATACCAGTACGATGAGAGTTCTGGGTATTATTACGACCCGCTCACAGGCCTCTACTATGACGCCAACTCCCAG tacTACTTTAACTCCCACACTCAGCAGTACATGTACTGGGATGGTGAGAAGCACACCTATgtcccagcacccccccaaacctctGGCGAGTCTTCCGGTGGCTCTGCGAACGCCCCGCCCTCCAACCCTTCCGCCTCCGCTAAGGACAAAAAGGACAAGCCCAAAACCAAAACCGCTCAGCAG ATAGCGAAGGACATGGAGAGGTGGGCGAAGAGCCTGAACAGGCAGAAGGAGAACGTGCGCTCGCTCTCCACCGCGCTCTCTTCCTCCGCGGCGTCGCCGCCAGGCCACGCCCGTCCCGCTGGCCATGGCCGGCTCGATGACCGGAGGGAGTCGGCCAGCGCCGATGCTGGCTACGCCATCCTGGAGAAGAAG GGTGCATTGTCAGAGCGGCCACAGACTCTGATGGACCAGCTGAAACGTGTTGACGAGAGAGgg AGGAGCAGCCCACCTCAGGGCCTGGTAGCGGCGTACAGCGGAGAAAGCGACAGCGAGGAGGAGGGCGGCGCGGAGAAGGGGAGCGATAAGGAGGAGAAGCTCACAGACTGGTCCAAGCTGGCCTGCCTGCTGTGCAGGAGGCAGTTCCCCAGCAAGGAGGCCCTGCTGCGGCACCAGCAGCTGTCCGAGCTGCACAAG CAAAACCTGGAGCAGAGGAAGTCCCGGCAGCCGGAgcaggaaggaggggagggagag CTGAGATACAGAGACCgggcagcagagaggagggagaaagtcGGTGTCCCAGGGGAGCCGGATGGCAAAAAGAGGAAGTACAGTGCAAT tgatgGGGTGTCTGGAAACAGCCTTGGTGCTCGGATGCTACAGGGAGGAGTGAAGAGGGGTCTTCTTGTTCGGAATATCCCAGTCGAGTGA
- the rbm10 gene encoding RNA-binding protein 10 isoform X3: MEYERRGGRGDRMGRYGNDLDEHDYRDMDYRGYGHEEGEPGGGYEDRGVDERPYRRDDRMGGGGVRDYNSGPFPDGRMGFRQRGVRGEDGRPGKDFSRGPHSHPHPQPPHSRFRPQERDYEFDREYFDREPEGRRRDFRPFRGMQEGSVGGAYPDSEEDNPGEMEEEGGWHRMEGGAHSGQDDFAGGRRGEEGKYSRGPDKRQTHGGSERGDRVHGSGQEPPMEDPSPGFPIDPEIRDQDYRADMDQSQRPSNIIMLRMLPPNATVNEHPSVVSLQIRSQLQEQGIQPREVRLMRNKSSGQSRGFAFVEFSHLQEATRWMETNQRVLTVLGQRVSMHYSDPKPRANEDWLCNKCGVQNFKRREKCFKCGVPKSEAELKLPLVHKEVPMPHLGHLKESVQGLLPLPTIHAPTAPVLPVVPAQTGEVANDTLILRNLGPHTALESILAALAPFATLSPSNVRLIKDKQTQLNRGFAFLQLSTIVEASQLLQILQALQPPLTIDGKIIVVEFAKGSKRDVFSATDGSRVSAATVASTAIAAAQWAVTQTAQSAAAGSQAGEYGLYQQGAPAALYGQDGQEYLGAEGQSYEGQGAAAGAVPAAHGAGLMGAYGGPAAAAAAVSAEPEVPGVDAAQLTQTQAPAQMVTTATATQPAQAVVYAQAPAAQKTEIIGKPQPATPSQPATPGTALEYQQYPVPDVSTYQYDESSGYYYDPLTGLYYDANSQYYFNSHTQQYMYWDGEKHTYVPAPPQTSGESSGGSANAPPSNPSASAKDKKDKPKTKTAQQIAKDMERWAKSLNRQKENVRSLSTALSSSAASPPGHARPAGHGRLDDRRESASADAGYAILEKKGALSERPQTLMDQLKRVDERGRSSPPQGLVAAYSGESDSEEEGGAEKGSDKEEKLTDWSKLACLLCRRQFPSKEALLRHQQLSELHKQNLEQRKSRQPEQEGGEGELRYRDRAAERREKVGVPGEPDGKKRKYSAIDGVSGNSLGARMLQGGVKRGLLVRNIPVE, encoded by the exons ATGGAATATGAGAGGCG AGGTGGGCGGGGTGATCGCATGGGTCGCTACGGCAACGATCTCGACGAACACGATTACAGAGACATGGACTACCGAGGATACGGGCACGAAGAGGGAGAGCCAGGAGGCGGTTATGAGGACAGGGGAGTGGACGAGAGACCGTACCGACGGGACGAcagaatggggggagggggagtgagggacTACAACTCCGGCCCCTTCCCTGACGGTCGCATGGGGTTCAGGCAGAGAGGGGTGCGAGGCGAAGACGGCAGGCCTGGAAAGGACTTTTCCCGTGGCCCCCATTcccacccgcacccccagcccccgcacTCCAGGTTCAGACCGCAGGAGCGGGACTACGAGTTTGACAGGGAATACTTCGACAGGGAACCCGAAGGCCGCAGGAGAGACTTCCGGCCTTTCAGAGGCATGCAGGAGGGCAGCGTGGGTGGGGCCTACCCCGATTCTGAAGAGGATAACCCtggggagatggaggaggaaggTGGCTGGCACAGGATGGAGGGTGGTGCCCACTCTGGTCAAGATGACTTCGCTGGTGGAcggagaggagaagaaggaaagTACTCAAGGGGGCCAGACaagagacag ACGCACGGGGGCTCAGAGAGGGGAGACCGGGTGCACGGCAGTGGCCAGGAGCCCCCCATGGAGGATCCCTCGCCAGGGTTCCCCATCGACCCGGAGATCCGGGACCAGGACTACCGGGCCGACATGGACCAGAGCCAGAGGCCCAGCAACATCATCATGCTCCGCATGCTGCCGCCCAACGCAACCGTCAATGAG CACCCGTCTGTGGTGTCTCTTCAGATTCGCTcccagctgcaggagcaggggATCCAGCCCAGAGAGGTACGGCTGATGAGGAACAAGTCTTCAG GTCAGAGCCGAGGATTCGCCTTCGTCGAGTTTAGTCACTTGCAGGAGGCCACCCGCTGGATGGAGACCAACCAG AGGGTGCTGACCGTCCTGGGGCAGAGGGTGTCCATGCACTACAGCGACCCCAAGCCCCGCGCGAACGAGGACTGGCTGTGCAACAAG TGTGGGGTGCAGAACttcaaaaggagagagaaatgcTTCAAATGCGGAGTCCCAAAATCAG AGGCTGAGCTGAAGTTGCCGCTGGTCCATAAAGAGGTCCCCATGCCCCACCTGGGCCATCTGAAGGAGTCGGTCCAGGGTTTACTGCCACTGCCCACCATCCATGCCCCCACTGCCCCCGTCCTGCCCGTAGTGCCAGCACAGACTGGGGAAGTGGCCAATGACA CTCTGATCCTGAGAAACCTGGGCCCTCACACGGCTCTGGAGTCCATCCTGGCCGCCCTCGCCCCCTTCGCCACGCTCTCCCCCTCCAACGTGCGCCTCATCAAGGACAAGCAGACACAGCTCAACAGGGGCTTCGCCTTCCTGCAGCTCAGCACCATCGTG gaAGCCTCTCAGCTGCTGCAGATTCTCCAGGCCCTGCAGCCCCCTCTCACCATCGATGGGAAGATCATCGTGGTGGAGTTCGCCAAGGGCTCCAAACG tgACGTGTTTTCAGCGACGGACGGTAGCCGGGTGAGCGCCGCCACCGTGGCCAGCACCGCCATCGCAGCTGCGCAGTGGGCCGTCACACAG ACGGCACAGAGCGCTGCTGCCGGGTCCCAGGCAGGCGAGTACGGACtgtaccagcagggggcgccggcTGCCCTGTACGGCCAGGACGGGCAGGAGTACCTgggagcagagggacagagctACGAAGGCCAGGGGGCGGCAGCAGGGGCTGTCCCAGCAGCCCATGGGGCTGGACTGATGGGGGCCTACGGAGGTCCAGCTGCCG CTGCAGCTGCGGTGTCTGCGGAGCCCGAGGTTCCCGGAGTGGATGCTGCGCAGCTCACGCAGACGCAGGCGCCAGCCCAGATGGTCACCACGGCAACCGCCACACAgcctgcacag gcgGTTGTATACGCACAGGCTCCTGCAGCCCAGAAGACTGAGATCATTGGCAAACCCCAGCCTGCTACCCCCAGCCAGCCGGCCACGCCCGGCACAGCCCTGGAATACCAGCAGTACC CTGTACCGGATGTGTCCACATACCAGTACGATGAGAGTTCTGGGTATTATTACGACCCGCTCACAGGCCTCTACTATGACGCCAACTCCCAG tacTACTTTAACTCCCACACTCAGCAGTACATGTACTGGGATGGTGAGAAGCACACCTATgtcccagcacccccccaaacctctGGCGAGTCTTCCGGTGGCTCTGCGAACGCCCCGCCCTCCAACCCTTCCGCCTCCGCTAAGGACAAAAAGGACAAGCCCAAAACCAAAACCGCTCAGCAG ATAGCGAAGGACATGGAGAGGTGGGCGAAGAGCCTGAACAGGCAGAAGGAGAACGTGCGCTCGCTCTCCACCGCGCTCTCTTCCTCCGCGGCGTCGCCGCCAGGCCACGCCCGTCCCGCTGGCCATGGCCGGCTCGATGACCGGAGGGAGTCGGCCAGCGCCGATGCTGGCTACGCCATCCTGGAGAAGAAG GGTGCATTGTCAGAGCGGCCACAGACTCTGATGGACCAGCTGAAACGTGTTGACGAGAGAGgg AGGAGCAGCCCACCTCAGGGCCTGGTAGCGGCGTACAGCGGAGAAAGCGACAGCGAGGAGGAGGGCGGCGCGGAGAAGGGGAGCGATAAGGAGGAGAAGCTCACAGACTGGTCCAAGCTGGCCTGCCTGCTGTGCAGGAGGCAGTTCCCCAGCAAGGAGGCCCTGCTGCGGCACCAGCAGCTGTCCGAGCTGCACAAG CAAAACCTGGAGCAGAGGAAGTCCCGGCAGCCGGAgcaggaaggaggggagggagag CTGAGATACAGAGACCgggcagcagagaggagggagaaagtcGGTGTCCCAGGGGAGCCGGATGGCAAAAAGAGGAAGTACAGTGCAAT tgatgGGGTGTCTGGAAACAGCCTTGGTGCTCGGATGCTACAGGGAGGAGTGAAGAGGGGTCTTCTTGTTCGGAATATCCCAGTCGAGTGA
- the rbm10 gene encoding RNA-binding protein 10 isoform X2: protein MEYERRGGRGDRMGRYGNDLDEHDYRDMDYRGYGHEEGEPGGGYEDRGVDERPYRRDDRMGGGGVRDYNSGPFPDGRMGFRQRGVRGEDGRPGKDFSRGPHSHPHPQPPHSRFRPQERDYEFDREYFDREPEGRRRDFRPFRGMQEGSVGGAYPDSEEDNPGEMEEEGGWHRMEGGAHSGQDDFAGGRRGEEGKYSRGPDKRQPQDFSNLPQTHGGSERGDRVHGSGQEPPMEDPSPGFPIDPEIRDQDYRADMDQSQRPSNIIMLRMLPPNATVNEIRSQLQEQGIQPREVRLMRNKSSGQSRGFAFVEFSHLQEATRWMETNQRVLTVLGQRVSMHYSDPKPRANEDWLCNKCGVQNFKRREKCFKCGVPKSEAELKLPLVHKEVPMPHLGHLKESVQGLLPLPTIHAPTAPVLPVVPAQTGEVANDTLILRNLGPHTALESILAALAPFATLSPSNVRLIKDKQTQLNRGFAFLQLSTIVEASQLLQILQALQPPLTIDGKIIVVEFAKGSKRDVFSATDGSRVSAATVASTAIAAAQWAVTQTAQSAAAGSQAGEYGLYQQGAPAALYGQDGQEYLGAEGQSYEGQGAAAGAVPAAHGAGLMGAYGGPAAAAAAVSAEPEVPGVDAAQLTQTQAPAQMVTTATATQPAQAVVYAQAPAAQKTEIIGKPQPATPSQPATPGTALEYQQYPVPDVSTYQYDESSGYYYDPLTGLYYDANSQYYFNSHTQQYMYWDGEKHTYVPAPPQTSGESSGGSANAPPSNPSASAKDKKDKPKTKTAQQIAKDMERWAKSLNRQKENVRSLSTALSSSAASPPGHARPAGHGRLDDRRESASADAGYAILEKKGALSERPQTLMDQLKRVDERGRSSPPQGLVAAYSGESDSEEEGGAEKGSDKEEKLTDWSKLACLLCRRQFPSKEALLRHQQLSELHKQNLEQRKSRQPEQEGGEGELRYRDRAAERREKVGVPGEPDGKKRKYSAIDGVSGNSLGARMLQGGVKRGLLVRNIPVE, encoded by the exons ATGGAATATGAGAGGCG AGGTGGGCGGGGTGATCGCATGGGTCGCTACGGCAACGATCTCGACGAACACGATTACAGAGACATGGACTACCGAGGATACGGGCACGAAGAGGGAGAGCCAGGAGGCGGTTATGAGGACAGGGGAGTGGACGAGAGACCGTACCGACGGGACGAcagaatggggggagggggagtgagggacTACAACTCCGGCCCCTTCCCTGACGGTCGCATGGGGTTCAGGCAGAGAGGGGTGCGAGGCGAAGACGGCAGGCCTGGAAAGGACTTTTCCCGTGGCCCCCATTcccacccgcacccccagcccccgcacTCCAGGTTCAGACCGCAGGAGCGGGACTACGAGTTTGACAGGGAATACTTCGACAGGGAACCCGAAGGCCGCAGGAGAGACTTCCGGCCTTTCAGAGGCATGCAGGAGGGCAGCGTGGGTGGGGCCTACCCCGATTCTGAAGAGGATAACCCtggggagatggaggaggaaggTGGCTGGCACAGGATGGAGGGTGGTGCCCACTCTGGTCAAGATGACTTCGCTGGTGGAcggagaggagaagaaggaaagTACTCAAGGGGGCCAGACaagagacag CCACAGGATTTCTCCAACCTCCCACAGACGCACGGGGGCTCAGAGAGGGGAGACCGGGTGCACGGCAGTGGCCAGGAGCCCCCCATGGAGGATCCCTCGCCAGGGTTCCCCATCGACCCGGAGATCCGGGACCAGGACTACCGGGCCGACATGGACCAGAGCCAGAGGCCCAGCAACATCATCATGCTCCGCATGCTGCCGCCCAACGCAACCGTCAATGAG ATTCGCTcccagctgcaggagcaggggATCCAGCCCAGAGAGGTACGGCTGATGAGGAACAAGTCTTCAG GTCAGAGCCGAGGATTCGCCTTCGTCGAGTTTAGTCACTTGCAGGAGGCCACCCGCTGGATGGAGACCAACCAG AGGGTGCTGACCGTCCTGGGGCAGAGGGTGTCCATGCACTACAGCGACCCCAAGCCCCGCGCGAACGAGGACTGGCTGTGCAACAAG TGTGGGGTGCAGAACttcaaaaggagagagaaatgcTTCAAATGCGGAGTCCCAAAATCAG AGGCTGAGCTGAAGTTGCCGCTGGTCCATAAAGAGGTCCCCATGCCCCACCTGGGCCATCTGAAGGAGTCGGTCCAGGGTTTACTGCCACTGCCCACCATCCATGCCCCCACTGCCCCCGTCCTGCCCGTAGTGCCAGCACAGACTGGGGAAGTGGCCAATGACA CTCTGATCCTGAGAAACCTGGGCCCTCACACGGCTCTGGAGTCCATCCTGGCCGCCCTCGCCCCCTTCGCCACGCTCTCCCCCTCCAACGTGCGCCTCATCAAGGACAAGCAGACACAGCTCAACAGGGGCTTCGCCTTCCTGCAGCTCAGCACCATCGTG gaAGCCTCTCAGCTGCTGCAGATTCTCCAGGCCCTGCAGCCCCCTCTCACCATCGATGGGAAGATCATCGTGGTGGAGTTCGCCAAGGGCTCCAAACG tgACGTGTTTTCAGCGACGGACGGTAGCCGGGTGAGCGCCGCCACCGTGGCCAGCACCGCCATCGCAGCTGCGCAGTGGGCCGTCACACAG ACGGCACAGAGCGCTGCTGCCGGGTCCCAGGCAGGCGAGTACGGACtgtaccagcagggggcgccggcTGCCCTGTACGGCCAGGACGGGCAGGAGTACCTgggagcagagggacagagctACGAAGGCCAGGGGGCGGCAGCAGGGGCTGTCCCAGCAGCCCATGGGGCTGGACTGATGGGGGCCTACGGAGGTCCAGCTGCCG CTGCAGCTGCGGTGTCTGCGGAGCCCGAGGTTCCCGGAGTGGATGCTGCGCAGCTCACGCAGACGCAGGCGCCAGCCCAGATGGTCACCACGGCAACCGCCACACAgcctgcacag gcgGTTGTATACGCACAGGCTCCTGCAGCCCAGAAGACTGAGATCATTGGCAAACCCCAGCCTGCTACCCCCAGCCAGCCGGCCACGCCCGGCACAGCCCTGGAATACCAGCAGTACC CTGTACCGGATGTGTCCACATACCAGTACGATGAGAGTTCTGGGTATTATTACGACCCGCTCACAGGCCTCTACTATGACGCCAACTCCCAG tacTACTTTAACTCCCACACTCAGCAGTACATGTACTGGGATGGTGAGAAGCACACCTATgtcccagcacccccccaaacctctGGCGAGTCTTCCGGTGGCTCTGCGAACGCCCCGCCCTCCAACCCTTCCGCCTCCGCTAAGGACAAAAAGGACAAGCCCAAAACCAAAACCGCTCAGCAG ATAGCGAAGGACATGGAGAGGTGGGCGAAGAGCCTGAACAGGCAGAAGGAGAACGTGCGCTCGCTCTCCACCGCGCTCTCTTCCTCCGCGGCGTCGCCGCCAGGCCACGCCCGTCCCGCTGGCCATGGCCGGCTCGATGACCGGAGGGAGTCGGCCAGCGCCGATGCTGGCTACGCCATCCTGGAGAAGAAG GGTGCATTGTCAGAGCGGCCACAGACTCTGATGGACCAGCTGAAACGTGTTGACGAGAGAGgg AGGAGCAGCCCACCTCAGGGCCTGGTAGCGGCGTACAGCGGAGAAAGCGACAGCGAGGAGGAGGGCGGCGCGGAGAAGGGGAGCGATAAGGAGGAGAAGCTCACAGACTGGTCCAAGCTGGCCTGCCTGCTGTGCAGGAGGCAGTTCCCCAGCAAGGAGGCCCTGCTGCGGCACCAGCAGCTGTCCGAGCTGCACAAG CAAAACCTGGAGCAGAGGAAGTCCCGGCAGCCGGAgcaggaaggaggggagggagag CTGAGATACAGAGACCgggcagcagagaggagggagaaagtcGGTGTCCCAGGGGAGCCGGATGGCAAAAAGAGGAAGTACAGTGCAAT tgatgGGGTGTCTGGAAACAGCCTTGGTGCTCGGATGCTACAGGGAGGAGTGAAGAGGGGTCTTCTTGTTCGGAATATCCCAGTCGAGTGA